In Sulfitobacter albidus, the following proteins share a genomic window:
- a CDS encoding RraA family protein: MTNSLLALLARVDTPTVCNAIEVAQGKRGFNAFTRGTMLCSAPGEAMVGYARVARIQAVSAPTAPAEEIRARRMGYYEHMSKGPRPAVAVVQDMDVPNAIGAYWGEINTNVHKALGLNGALTDGVMRDLGDLPEGFPVVAGSIGPSHGFVHVVDYGTPVTVHGLTVADGDLVHADRHGALVVPPDVIDTLEAAIEQLFASERIVLDATRDKSIDFEEFKEIWARFENSRT, encoded by the coding sequence ATGACCAACAGCCTGCTCGCCCTGCTCGCCCGCGTCGACACGCCGACCGTTTGCAACGCCATCGAAGTGGCGCAGGGCAAACGCGGGTTCAACGCGTTCACGCGGGGCACGATGCTATGCTCGGCCCCCGGTGAGGCGATGGTCGGCTACGCCCGCGTCGCGCGCATTCAGGCAGTGTCCGCGCCCACCGCCCCAGCGGAAGAAATCCGTGCCCGCCGCATGGGATACTACGAACACATGTCAAAAGGGCCACGCCCCGCCGTGGCCGTGGTGCAGGACATGGATGTGCCCAACGCGATCGGCGCCTACTGGGGCGAGATCAACACGAATGTGCACAAGGCACTGGGCCTGAACGGCGCGCTCACCGATGGGGTGATGCGCGATCTGGGAGATTTGCCGGAAGGGTTCCCGGTGGTGGCAGGCTCCATCGGGCCAAGCCACGGGTTTGTGCATGTGGTGGACTATGGCACGCCGGTGACAGTACACGGCCTGACGGTTGCGGACGGTGATCTGGTGCATGCGGATCGCCACGGCGCACTCGTCGTCCCGCCAGATGTCATCGACACGCTCGAAGCGGCGATTGAACAGCTTTTCGCGTCAGAGCGGATCGTGCTCGACGCCACGCGCGACAAATCCATCGACTTTGAGGAATTCAAAGAGATATGGGCTAGGTTCGAGAACTCACGCACATAG
- a CDS encoding cobalamin-independent methionine synthase II family protein — translation MVTTTHTGSLPRSQKVVDYIFARERGEAYDAAGFDAAMTEAVEATVKRQVAAGVDIVSDGETSKISYATYVKDRYTGFSGDSPRNAPGDLKQFPTFLKRLAEGGGTPQYARPMCTGEVRSKGQGELQKDIANLKAAMATHGAQRGFMNAASPGVISLFLQNDHYKTRDAYLAALAEAMAEEYRTIVDAGLDLQLDCPDLALSRHMLFNDLSDAEFLKIAGAHVEALNHALADVPEDRVRIHICWGNYEGPHTCDIGMDKVFDTLMSAKARYVLFETSNPRHAHEWTVFRDRRADIPEDKVLVPGVVDTTSNFVEHPEVVAQRIERFTGIVGTDRVIAGSDCGFGTFAGFGAVDPEIAYAKIAALSEGARIAEARA, via the coding sequence ATGGTCACGACAACGCACACGGGCTCCTTGCCGCGCAGCCAGAAAGTGGTCGATTACATCTTTGCCCGCGAGCGGGGGGAGGCGTATGACGCGGCCGGTTTCGATGCGGCCATGACCGAAGCGGTGGAGGCCACGGTCAAACGGCAGGTCGCGGCGGGCGTCGATATCGTGAGCGACGGCGAGACGTCCAAGATCAGCTATGCCACCTACGTCAAGGACCGCTATACCGGATTTTCCGGTGACAGCCCGCGCAACGCGCCCGGCGATCTCAAACAATTCCCGACCTTCCTGAAACGTCTAGCCGAGGGGGGCGGCACCCCGCAATACGCGCGCCCCATGTGCACCGGTGAGGTACGCTCCAAAGGGCAGGGGGAGCTGCAAAAGGACATCGCCAACCTCAAGGCCGCCATGGCGACCCACGGCGCACAGCGCGGCTTCATGAATGCGGCCTCGCCCGGTGTGATTTCGCTGTTCCTGCAAAACGATCACTACAAGACGCGCGATGCCTATCTGGCGGCCCTCGCGGAGGCGATGGCCGAGGAATACCGCACCATCGTGGACGCGGGCCTCGATCTGCAGCTCGACTGCCCCGATCTCGCGCTGTCGCGGCATATGCTGTTCAACGATCTCAGCGACGCCGAATTCCTCAAGATCGCGGGCGCCCATGTCGAGGCGCTCAATCACGCGCTGGCGGACGTGCCGGAGGATCGCGTGCGCATCCACATCTGCTGGGGCAACTACGAGGGGCCACACACCTGTGACATCGGCATGGACAAGGTGTTCGATACGCTGATGTCGGCCAAGGCGCGCTATGTCCTGTTCGAGACGTCCAATCCCCGCCATGCCCATGAATGGACGGTGTTCCGCGACCGCCGCGCGGATATCCCCGAGGATAAAGTGCTGGTGCCCGGTGTCGTCGACACCACCTCGAACTTTGTCGAACACCCCGAAGTTGTGGCCCAGCGGATCGAGCGCTTCACCGGGATCGTGGGCACGGACCGGGTGATCGCGGGCAGCGACTGCGGCTTTGGCACCTTCGCGGGCTTCGGCGCGGTCGACCCGGAAATCGCCTATGCCAAGATCGCGGCACTCAGCGAAGGGGCCCGCATTGCGGAGGCGCGCGCATGA